Proteins from a genomic interval of Amycolatopsis sp. cg13:
- a CDS encoding ankyrin repeat domain-containing protein: MRKRKTLPKNFDEMLTSASLAELQAVFERTALDARGGYGKETAIGYLDCPDELIVWLVEQGLDADAANQYGETPLWTRAARGHAAQIPLLLSLGADLERPRRYSGTPLHGAASRQRPETVRALIEHGANVHATIDGKPNLTPLLFGLRQTENIGIAGMAETAALLLDAGAPVPDEAGELVRRIGANFEFHRKGFNRDFLDETDAGLRELYRLFDVEPVPPRLIHDGTSPITVPDGSWQKQHEQLWELLVPSSGAAETVQGEAIRVTGKVAREILDNGSGNWDRSFRAMADALPGYFASGTPLPELQEAQALAKRTRSGNGTDEELARLSELAVAWVRLNPTPLPMASPQYHR, encoded by the coding sequence ATGCGCAAGCGAAAGACGCTGCCGAAGAACTTCGACGAGATGCTGACGTCCGCGTCGCTCGCCGAACTCCAGGCGGTGTTCGAACGCACTGCACTGGACGCTCGCGGCGGATACGGCAAGGAAACGGCGATCGGATACCTCGACTGCCCGGACGAACTCATCGTCTGGCTAGTCGAGCAAGGACTCGACGCAGACGCGGCGAACCAGTACGGCGAAACTCCACTGTGGACACGTGCCGCGAGAGGCCACGCAGCGCAGATCCCGCTGCTGCTTTCCCTCGGCGCTGACCTCGAACGGCCACGCCGCTACAGCGGCACCCCGCTGCACGGCGCGGCCAGCCGGCAGCGGCCGGAAACCGTGCGGGCACTGATCGAACACGGCGCGAATGTCCACGCCACGATCGACGGCAAGCCGAATCTCACGCCGCTCCTGTTCGGTCTGCGGCAGACCGAGAACATCGGGATCGCGGGCATGGCTGAAACCGCCGCGCTTCTCCTCGACGCCGGCGCGCCCGTGCCGGACGAGGCGGGAGAGCTGGTCCGCCGGATCGGTGCCAATTTCGAGTTCCACCGCAAGGGCTTCAACCGCGACTTCCTCGACGAGACCGACGCCGGACTGCGGGAGTTGTACCGCCTGTTCGACGTCGAACCGGTCCCGCCGCGGCTGATCCACGACGGAACCTCCCCGATCACGGTGCCCGACGGCTCCTGGCAGAAGCAGCACGAGCAGCTGTGGGAACTGCTCGTGCCGTCCTCGGGCGCGGCGGAAACCGTGCAGGGAGAAGCGATCCGCGTAACCGGAAAAGTCGCTCGCGAGATCCTCGACAACGGCAGCGGGAACTGGGACCGATCCTTCCGCGCGATGGCCGACGCGCTCCCCGGCTACTTCGCGTCGGGCACCCCGCTGCCTGAACTTCAAGAAGCACAGGCGCTCGCCAAGCGCACCCGCTCCGGCAACGGAACCGACGAAGAACTGGCCCGGCTGTCCGAACTCGCCGTCGCGTGGGTCCGGCTCAACCCGACGCCGTTGCCGATGGCTTCGCCCCAGTACCACCGCTAG
- a CDS encoding ester cyclase has protein sequence MTSPARTAALAVFDAINTGELSVLDDLVTPDFVDHGSPFPLPPGPAGYRQILTFVHHVLNIRYAIDDIFDTDERVVVRATASGTAVDAVHGAGTGGKPYQMTTVHIYRTEGALLAEHWGVRDELGARIQLGALPAPDPAAFAPQSA, from the coding sequence ATGACCAGCCCAGCACGCACCGCCGCCCTTGCCGTGTTCGACGCGATCAACACCGGAGAGCTGTCCGTCCTGGACGACCTGGTCACCCCGGACTTCGTCGACCACGGGTCGCCGTTCCCGCTGCCGCCCGGCCCGGCCGGCTACCGGCAAATCCTCACCTTCGTGCACCACGTCCTGAACATCCGCTACGCCATCGACGACATCTTCGACACGGATGAGCGCGTCGTGGTCCGCGCGACTGCGAGCGGAACCGCCGTCGATGCGGTGCACGGCGCGGGCACCGGGGGAAAGCCGTACCAGATGACGACGGTGCACATTTACCGCACCGAAGGCGCTTTGCTGGCCGAGCACTGGGGCGTCCGCGACGAACTCGGCGCCCGGATCCAGCTTGGCGCGCTTCCCGCTCCCGACCCGGCCGCCTTCGCTCCGCAAAGTGCCTGA
- a CDS encoding DciA family protein encodes MTNRPDGRLDTSKADDAPRNPACGATERDSSTGPNETPAGDAPSGRDLAHAALEAAKAKARERGAPPNLRRGRITGGGGQNRARRRWSGPGADPRDPQPLGRLVSRLISDSGWQGTMTNARVFGQWARLVGEDVAEHAQPIALKDGELTVRASSTAWATQLRLLQGKLLAKIAAGVGNGVVKRMRIQGPTAPSWRKGPRHVPGRGPRDTYG; translated from the coding sequence GTGACGAACCGGCCGGATGGCCGTCTTGACACCTCGAAAGCGGACGACGCCCCCCGGAATCCCGCGTGTGGCGCGACTGAGCGTGACAGTTCCACTGGGCCGAACGAGACGCCCGCTGGGGATGCTCCGAGCGGGCGCGACCTCGCGCACGCCGCGCTCGAAGCGGCGAAGGCGAAAGCCCGCGAGCGCGGCGCCCCGCCGAACCTCCGCCGCGGCCGGATCACCGGAGGCGGCGGGCAGAACCGGGCGCGCCGGCGCTGGTCCGGTCCCGGCGCGGATCCGCGCGACCCGCAGCCGCTCGGCCGGCTCGTGTCGAGGCTGATCTCCGACAGCGGCTGGCAGGGCACCATGACCAACGCGCGCGTGTTCGGGCAATGGGCCCGGCTCGTGGGCGAGGACGTCGCCGAACACGCCCAGCCGATCGCGCTCAAAGACGGCGAGCTGACCGTCCGGGCGAGTTCCACCGCGTGGGCGACACAGTTGCGGTTGCTGCAGGGCAAGTTGCTGGCGAAGATCGCCGCGGGCGTCGGCAACGGCGTCGTGAAGCGGATGCGGATCCAGGGTCCGACCGCTCCGAGCTGGCGGAAAGGACCCCGGCACGTGCCTGGTCGCGGACCGCGTGACACGTACGGCTGA
- the gyrB gene encoding DNA topoisomerase (ATP-hydrolyzing) subunit B yields the protein MTENKSEYNASSITVLEGLEAVRKRPGMYIGSTGERGLHHLVQEVVDNSVDEAMAGYATKVEVTLLADGGVRVVDDGRGIPVDIHPKEQKPTLEVVLTILHAGGKFDSDSYAVSGGLHGVGVSVVNALSTKLLAEIKVGGRSWRQEYTNQVPGPLEDLGPATDTGTTITFWADGDIFETTTYNFETISRRLQEMAFLNKGLTLSLRDERVADEETEEDAEGKQARVKEKVYCYPGGLEDFVKHINGPKDPIHESVISFDAKGAGLEVEVAMQWNTGFTPSVYTFANTINTHEGGTHEEGFRAALTRVVNAYAREKKLLKEKDANLTGDDVREGLAAIVSIKLSEPQFEGQTKTKLGNSEAKTFVQQQSNEWLGDWFERNPSEAKTIINKSISSAQARLAARKARDLVRRKGALEIGGLPGKLKDCRSNDPGECELYIVEGDSAGGSAKEGRDSMYQAILPIRGKIINVEKARIDRVLKNTEVQSLITALGTGIHDDFDISKLRYHKIVLMADADVDGQHITTLLLTLLFRFMTPLIEHGHVFLSRPPLYKIKWPRSEPEYAYSEKEKDVVIQAGVEAGRRLPKDDAIQRYKGLGEMNAEELWETTMDPANRLLGQVTLDDAAQADELFSVLMGEDVEARRSFITRNAKDVRFLDV from the coding sequence GTGACCGAGAACAAGAGCGAGTACAACGCGTCGTCCATCACCGTGCTCGAAGGCCTCGAAGCAGTTCGCAAGCGCCCCGGCATGTACATCGGTTCCACCGGTGAGCGCGGTCTCCACCACCTGGTCCAGGAGGTGGTGGACAACTCCGTGGACGAGGCGATGGCGGGGTACGCCACCAAGGTCGAGGTTACCCTGCTCGCCGACGGCGGGGTGCGGGTAGTCGACGACGGCCGCGGCATCCCGGTCGACATCCACCCCAAGGAGCAGAAGCCGACGCTCGAGGTCGTGCTCACCATCCTGCACGCGGGCGGCAAGTTCGACAGCGACTCCTACGCGGTGTCCGGCGGTCTGCACGGCGTCGGCGTCTCCGTGGTGAACGCGCTGTCCACGAAGCTGCTCGCGGAGATCAAGGTCGGCGGCCGCAGCTGGCGCCAGGAGTACACGAACCAGGTGCCCGGCCCGCTCGAGGACCTCGGCCCGGCCACCGACACCGGCACCACCATCACGTTCTGGGCCGACGGCGACATCTTCGAGACCACCACCTACAACTTCGAGACCATCTCGCGCCGGCTGCAGGAGATGGCGTTCCTCAACAAGGGCCTCACCCTGTCGCTGCGCGACGAGCGCGTCGCCGACGAGGAGACCGAAGAGGACGCCGAGGGCAAGCAGGCCAGGGTCAAGGAAAAGGTCTACTGCTACCCGGGCGGGCTCGAGGACTTCGTCAAGCACATCAACGGCCCCAAGGACCCGATCCACGAGAGCGTCATCTCCTTCGACGCCAAGGGCGCCGGCCTCGAGGTCGAGGTCGCGATGCAGTGGAACACCGGGTTCACGCCGTCGGTGTACACCTTCGCCAACACGATCAACACGCACGAGGGCGGCACGCACGAAGAGGGCTTCCGCGCCGCGCTCACCCGCGTGGTCAACGCGTACGCGCGCGAGAAGAAGCTGCTCAAGGAGAAGGACGCGAACCTGACCGGCGACGACGTGCGCGAGGGGCTCGCCGCGATCGTGTCGATCAAGCTGTCCGAACCGCAGTTCGAGGGCCAGACGAAGACCAAGCTGGGCAACAGCGAGGCCAAGACGTTCGTGCAGCAGCAGTCGAACGAATGGCTCGGCGACTGGTTCGAGCGCAACCCGAGCGAAGCCAAGACGATCATCAACAAGTCGATCTCGTCGGCGCAGGCCCGGCTCGCCGCCCGCAAGGCGCGCGACCTGGTGCGGCGCAAGGGCGCGCTGGAGATCGGCGGTCTTCCCGGCAAGCTCAAGGACTGCCGTTCGAACGACCCCGGCGAGTGCGAGCTCTACATCGTGGAGGGCGACTCGGCCGGCGGTTCGGCCAAGGAAGGCCGCGACTCGATGTACCAGGCGATCCTGCCGATCCGCGGCAAGATCATCAACGTCGAGAAGGCCCGCATCGACCGCGTCCTCAAGAACACCGAGGTCCAGTCGCTGATCACCGCGCTCGGCACCGGCATCCACGACGACTTCGACATCTCGAAGCTGCGCTATCACAAGATCGTGCTGATGGCCGACGCCGACGTCGACGGCCAGCACATCACCACGCTGCTGCTCACCCTGCTGTTCCGCTTCATGACGCCGCTGATCGAGCACGGCCACGTGTTCCTGTCGCGGCCGCCGCTGTACAAGATCAAGTGGCCGCGGTCGGAGCCGGAGTACGCGTACTCGGAGAAGGAAAAGGACGTCGTCATCCAGGCCGGCGTCGAGGCGGGCCGTCGTCTTCCCAAGGACGACGCGATCCAGCGGTACAAGGGTCTCGGCGAGATGAACGCCGAGGAGCTGTGGGAGACCACGATGGACCCGGCGAACCGGCTGCTCGGGCAGGTCACGCTCGATGACGCGGCACAGGCGGACGAGCTGTTCTCCGTGCTCATGGGCGAGGACGTCGAGGCGCGCCGCTCGTTCATCACGCGCAACGCCAAGGACGTGCGCTTCCTGGACGTGTAG
- a CDS encoding phosphotransferase translates to MTGEELGEGWDSVATLVDGRWVERRPKRDEVRAWLLRETRVLPWLALQLPFAVPIPVVWQEDPLVVRHELVPGEPGELTADDGRALGRFLRALHNADVSKARELGAVPEDLALDAVPPLLGPLADRARALLAEVEDYPANTVVHGDLGPEHLLKQDGRLSGVIDWSDVSIGDPARDLAWLLFWTSAECVAAFSAEYEVTPELRRRAWAWNQLGPWYEVTYGLENDRPDLVESGLAGTRARLAETSQPCREEKDRQG, encoded by the coding sequence ATGACCGGCGAGGAGTTGGGCGAGGGTTGGGACAGCGTCGCGACGCTTGTCGACGGACGGTGGGTCGAGCGGCGGCCCAAGCGGGACGAGGTGCGCGCTTGGCTGCTTCGGGAGACCAGGGTGTTGCCGTGGCTGGCTCTGCAGCTGCCGTTCGCGGTGCCGATTCCTGTTGTGTGGCAAGAAGATCCGCTGGTCGTGCGACACGAATTGGTGCCAGGCGAACCAGGTGAACTGACCGCTGACGACGGTCGCGCGCTTGGCCGATTCCTCCGCGCCTTGCACAACGCAGACGTGTCCAAGGCGCGCGAACTTGGTGCGGTGCCGGAAGATCTGGCCCTCGATGCCGTCCCGCCGTTGCTCGGTCCGCTCGCTGATCGTGCGCGTGCTTTGCTGGCGGAGGTCGAGGATTATCCAGCAAACACCGTGGTGCACGGAGATCTCGGACCGGAGCATCTGCTCAAACAGGACGGCCGGTTGAGCGGGGTGATCGACTGGTCCGACGTGTCGATCGGCGACCCCGCGCGGGACCTGGCGTGGCTGCTGTTCTGGACGTCAGCGGAGTGTGTCGCGGCGTTCTCCGCGGAGTACGAGGTCACGCCCGAACTGCGTCGGCGCGCGTGGGCGTGGAATCAGCTGGGCCCGTGGTACGAGGTGACGTACGGACTGGAGAACGACCGGCCTGACCTGGTCGAATCGGGTCTCGCCGGCACCCGCGCGCGGCTCGCGGAGACGAGTCAGCCCTGCCGGGAAGAGAAGGACCGGCAGGGCTGA
- the recF gene encoding DNA replication/repair protein RecF: protein MYLRHLQVTDFRSWPLADLALEPGPVVLVGQNGRGKTNLLEAIGYVATLGSHRVATDAPLVRHGCERALVRVAVVNEDRELTVELEITPGRANRARVNRGAVGKPRDVLGILRTVLFSPEDLSLVRGDPSERRRFMDELLVLRAPRYAGVRGDYEKVLKQRNALLKTAGKRRTGREDPYALSTLDVWDDHLSVAGAQLLAARLNLIADLAPYTADAYMGVAPDSRPAKIAYKSSLGEALPPSYGVPGGERADAEVLRELLLKALADSRRQELERGISLVGPHRDELELILGELPAKGYASHGESWSFALALRLGSYELLRAEAGEPVLLLDDVFAELDRKRRARLAEVSAGAEQVLITAAVAEDVPAELAGARFTVADGEVNRA from the coding sequence GTGTATCTGCGACATCTCCAGGTCACCGACTTCCGGTCCTGGCCGCTGGCCGACCTCGCCCTCGAACCGGGGCCGGTCGTGCTCGTCGGCCAGAACGGCCGGGGGAAGACGAACCTGCTCGAAGCGATCGGCTACGTGGCGACCCTCGGTTCGCACCGGGTCGCCACGGACGCCCCGCTCGTCCGCCATGGCTGTGAACGCGCGCTTGTCCGGGTCGCGGTCGTCAACGAAGACCGCGAGCTGACAGTCGAACTCGAGATCACGCCCGGCCGCGCCAACCGTGCCCGTGTGAATCGCGGAGCGGTCGGCAAGCCGCGCGACGTGCTCGGCATTCTGCGTACGGTGCTGTTCTCTCCCGAGGACCTCTCACTCGTGCGCGGCGATCCGAGCGAACGCCGTCGGTTCATGGACGAACTGCTCGTGCTTCGCGCTCCTCGGTACGCAGGCGTGCGCGGGGACTACGAGAAGGTGCTTAAGCAGCGCAACGCGCTTCTTAAGACTGCGGGCAAACGCCGTACTGGTCGCGAAGACCCGTACGCACTGTCGACGCTCGACGTGTGGGACGACCATCTCTCGGTGGCTGGCGCACAGCTGCTGGCCGCACGGTTGAACCTCATCGCGGACCTCGCGCCGTACACGGCTGACGCTTATATGGGCGTCGCGCCCGACTCTCGCCCGGCGAAGATCGCGTACAAGTCTTCGCTCGGCGAAGCGCTTCCGCCGTCGTACGGCGTGCCCGGCGGAGAGCGTGCGGACGCAGAGGTACTGCGCGAGCTGTTGCTGAAGGCGCTGGCCGACTCGCGGCGGCAAGAACTGGAGCGAGGCATCAGTCTCGTCGGCCCGCATCGGGACGAACTGGAGCTGATCCTCGGCGAACTCCCGGCGAAGGGGTACGCGAGCCACGGCGAGTCGTGGTCGTTCGCGCTCGCTTTGCGGCTCGGAAGTTACGAGCTTCTGCGTGCCGAAGCGGGCGAACCGGTGTTGTTGCTGGACGATGTGTTTGCCGAACTCGACCGCAAGCGCCGGGCCCGGCTGGCCGAGGTCTCCGCGGGCGCCGAGCAGGTGCTCATCACCGCGGCGGTGGCCGAGGACGTGCCCGCCGAGCTCGCCGGTGCGAGGTTCACGGTGGCCGACGGGGAGGTGAACCGTGCCTGA
- the gyrA gene encoding DNA gyrase subunit A has translation MTETLPPEHDRVEPVDIQQEMQRSYIDYAMSVIVSRALPDVRDGLKPVARRILYSMFDSGFRPDRGYNKCSRVVGDVMGNYHPHGDSAIYDALVRLAQPWSLRYPLIDGQGNFGSAGNDPAAAMRYTESRLAPLAMQMLADIEEETVDFSDNYDGRTQEPDVLPSRFPNLLVNGGSGIAVGMATNIPPHNLREVSSGVVWALENPEATDDELLAALLVRIKGPDFPTKAMILGTSGIEDAYRTGRGSIRMRAVVEVEEDAKGRTILVVSELPYQVNPDNLVENIAHLVRDGKITGISDIADESNSRSGMRIVVTIKRDAVAKVVLNNLFKHTQLQQNFGVNMLALVDGVPRTLRLDQIIRHYVKHQVDVIVRRTRYRLRKAEERAHILRGLVKALDMLDEVIALIRRSPSADEARPGLMSLLEIDEIQATAILDMQLRRLAALERQRIIDTLAEIELEIADLKDILAKPERQRSIIRDELMEIVDKYGDDRRTQIIPFDGDVSVEDLIAQEDVVVTITRTGYAKRTKTDLYRSQKRGGKGVQGATLKQDDIVQHFFVCSTHDWILFFTNKGRVYRAKAYDLPEANRNARGQHVANLLAFQPDEQIAQVIEIPNYEVAPYLVLATQRGLVKKTKLTDFDSNRAGGLIAINLREGDELMGAVLAAAEDDLLLVSAGGQSIRFHATDEALRPMGRPTSGVLGMRFNEGDELLGISVVKPDKFLLVATDGAYAKRTPIEDYPVQGRGGKGVLTIQHDSKRGRLVGALIVDEDDELFAITSSGGVIRTPARDVRKAGRQTKGVRLMNLGDGTTLLAVARNADEGSDVATGGEDSAEDGSEVSEVIASETVSEEAAEATPEEPTAEDGTAPEQ, from the coding sequence ATGACGGAAACCTTGCCGCCGGAACACGACCGGGTCGAACCGGTCGACATCCAGCAGGAGATGCAGCGCTCCTACATCGACTACGCGATGAGCGTCATCGTGTCGCGGGCGCTGCCGGACGTGCGGGACGGCCTCAAGCCGGTGGCGCGCCGGATCCTGTACTCGATGTTCGACTCCGGGTTCCGCCCGGACCGCGGGTACAACAAGTGCTCTCGCGTCGTCGGCGACGTCATGGGCAACTACCACCCGCACGGCGACTCGGCGATCTACGACGCGCTGGTCCGGCTCGCCCAGCCGTGGTCGCTGCGCTACCCGCTGATCGACGGGCAGGGCAACTTCGGCTCGGCGGGCAACGACCCGGCTGCCGCCATGCGGTACACCGAGTCCCGGCTCGCGCCGCTGGCCATGCAGATGCTGGCGGACATCGAAGAAGAGACCGTCGACTTCTCCGACAACTACGACGGCCGTACGCAGGAACCCGACGTGCTGCCGTCGCGGTTCCCGAACCTGCTGGTCAACGGCGGTTCCGGGATCGCGGTCGGGATGGCGACGAACATCCCGCCGCACAACCTGCGCGAGGTGTCCTCGGGCGTCGTCTGGGCGCTGGAGAACCCCGAGGCGACCGACGACGAGCTGCTGGCCGCCCTGCTGGTGCGGATCAAGGGCCCGGACTTCCCGACCAAGGCGATGATCCTCGGCACCTCCGGCATCGAGGACGCCTACCGCACCGGTCGCGGTTCGATCCGGATGCGCGCGGTCGTCGAGGTCGAAGAGGACGCGAAGGGCCGCACGATCCTGGTCGTGTCCGAGCTGCCGTACCAGGTCAACCCGGACAACCTGGTGGAGAACATCGCGCACCTGGTGCGCGACGGCAAGATCACCGGGATCTCGGACATCGCGGACGAGTCCAACAGCCGCTCCGGCATGCGGATCGTCGTCACGATCAAGCGCGACGCGGTGGCGAAGGTGGTGCTGAACAACCTGTTCAAGCACACCCAGCTGCAGCAGAACTTCGGCGTCAACATGCTGGCGCTGGTCGACGGCGTGCCGCGCACGCTGCGGCTCGACCAGATCATCCGGCACTACGTGAAGCACCAGGTCGACGTGATCGTGCGGCGCACCCGGTACCGGCTGCGCAAGGCCGAGGAGCGGGCCCACATCCTGCGCGGCCTGGTCAAGGCGCTCGACATGCTGGACGAGGTGATCGCCCTGATCCGGCGGTCGCCCTCGGCTGACGAGGCCCGGCCGGGCCTGATGTCGCTGCTCGAGATCGACGAGATCCAGGCGACCGCGATCCTGGACATGCAGCTGCGCCGGCTGGCCGCACTGGAGCGCCAGCGGATCATCGACACCCTGGCCGAGATCGAGCTGGAGATCGCCGACCTCAAGGACATCCTCGCGAAGCCCGAGCGGCAGCGGTCGATCATCCGCGACGAGCTGATGGAGATCGTCGACAAGTACGGCGACGACCGGCGCACGCAGATCATCCCGTTCGACGGCGACGTGTCGGTCGAGGATCTGATCGCGCAGGAAGACGTCGTCGTCACCATCACCCGCACGGGCTACGCCAAGCGGACGAAAACCGATCTGTACCGCTCGCAGAAGCGCGGCGGCAAGGGCGTGCAGGGCGCGACGCTGAAGCAGGACGACATCGTCCAGCACTTCTTCGTCTGCTCCACACACGACTGGATCCTGTTCTTCACGAACAAGGGCCGGGTCTACCGGGCGAAGGCCTACGACCTGCCCGAGGCCAACCGCAACGCGCGCGGTCAACACGTGGCGAACCTGCTCGCGTTCCAGCCGGACGAGCAGATCGCCCAGGTCATCGAGATTCCGAACTACGAGGTCGCGCCGTACCTGGTGCTCGCCACGCAGCGCGGCCTGGTGAAGAAGACGAAGCTCACCGACTTCGACTCCAACCGCGCGGGCGGCCTCATCGCGATCAACCTGCGCGAGGGCGACGAGCTGATGGGCGCGGTGCTGGCGGCGGCCGAGGACGACCTGCTCCTGGTGTCCGCGGGCGGCCAGTCGATCCGCTTCCACGCGACCGACGAGGCGCTGCGCCCGATGGGCCGGCCGACGTCGGGCGTGCTGGGCATGCGGTTCAACGAGGGTGACGAACTGCTCGGCATCAGCGTGGTCAAACCGGACAAGTTCCTGCTGGTCGCCACGGACGGCGCGTATGCGAAGCGGACGCCGATCGAGGACTATCCGGTACAGGGCCGCGGCGGCAAGGGCGTGCTCACCATTCAGCACGACAGCAAACGTGGCAGGCTGGTGGGGGCACTCATCGTCGACGAGGACGACGAGCTGTTCGCCATCACGTCCAGCGGCGGGGTCATCCGCACGCCGGCGCGGGACGTGCGCAAGGCGGGCAGGCAGACCAAGGGCGTTCGGCTGATGAACCTGGGTGACGGAACCACTCTTCTCGCGGTCGCACGCAACGCGGACGAGGGTTCGGACGTCGCCACTGGTGGCGAGGACTCCGCCGAGGACGGTTCCGAGGTTTCGGAAGTTATCGCTTCCGAGACGGTTTCGGAGGAAGCGGCCGAGGCTACGCCAGAGGAGCCCACAGCAGAAGACGGCACGGCGCCGGAGCAGTGA
- a CDS encoding MarR family winged helix-turn-helix transcriptional regulator codes for MSDKLAIRQHAVKKACDAYNDLMDEVIRLSDVLEAVGNGIARPTGLSVARYQVLAAVEAEPAPVGTIATQLGHTRQSVQRVADLLVDDDLASYRPNPAHQRAKLLEVTPTGLAALHRMQAAYEDLALRTTDGLDLERLELARQTLIELQHRLKSELPS; via the coding sequence ATGTCCGACAAGCTAGCGATACGACAGCATGCTGTCAAGAAAGCCTGCGATGCCTACAACGACCTGATGGACGAGGTCATCCGGCTCTCCGACGTCCTGGAAGCAGTCGGCAACGGCATCGCCCGCCCCACCGGCCTGAGCGTCGCGCGGTACCAGGTGCTGGCCGCGGTCGAAGCGGAACCCGCTCCGGTCGGGACCATCGCCACGCAGTTGGGCCACACGAGGCAGAGCGTCCAACGAGTCGCCGATCTGCTGGTCGACGACGACCTGGCCAGCTACCGTCCGAATCCCGCGCACCAACGCGCCAAACTGCTCGAAGTCACCCCGACCGGCCTTGCCGCTTTGCACCGAATGCAAGCGGCGTACGAAGACCTGGCCCTGCGCACCACCGACGGCCTAGACCTGGAACGGCTGGAATTGGCCCGGCAGACGCTGATCGAACTGCAGCACCGATTGAAGTCCGAACTGCCCTCCTGA
- a CDS encoding DLW-39 family protein — MKKLLALAVVAGGVLFVVKRNKAAKAEADLWREATTPAAPSANGSAPAKAADASRN; from the coding sequence GTGAAGAAGCTGTTGGCACTCGCGGTCGTCGCGGGCGGCGTCCTGTTCGTCGTCAAGCGGAACAAGGCCGCCAAGGCCGAGGCTGACCTGTGGCGCGAGGCCACCACGCCTGCCGCCCCGTCGGCGAACGGCAGTGCGCCGGCCAAGGCCGCGGACGCCTCGCGCAACTGA
- a CDS encoding DUF3566 domain-containing protein has protein sequence MAPSDKADDASANPPWQRTAKDGGGDSEAMATARIATEDVPTAAPEPAAAENDYPVTGSAAPRLFGGEAPPPADDVPPAGRTRPTPSALRRPGRGPRRASLQIKRFDPWSVLKLALVLGVAMFFVWLVAVGVLYTVLDGMGVWDKLNGTYSSLVGGEGANASPEPLISAGRVFGIAAILGAINIVLVSALATVSAFIYNVSADLAGGLEVTLSERE, from the coding sequence GTGGCACCATCCGACAAGGCCGACGACGCGTCGGCCAACCCGCCCTGGCAGCGCACCGCCAAGGACGGCGGCGGCGACTCCGAGGCCATGGCCACGGCGCGGATCGCGACCGAGGACGTGCCCACCGCGGCTCCCGAACCGGCCGCGGCCGAGAACGACTACCCGGTGACCGGCTCGGCGGCGCCCCGGCTCTTCGGAGGCGAGGCACCGCCGCCGGCGGACGACGTGCCGCCCGCGGGCCGCACCCGGCCGACGCCGAGCGCGCTGCGCCGCCCCGGCCGGGGCCCGCGGCGGGCGAGCCTGCAGATCAAGCGGTTCGACCCGTGGTCGGTGCTGAAGCTGGCACTGGTGCTCGGCGTCGCGATGTTCTTCGTCTGGCTGGTCGCGGTCGGCGTGCTCTACACGGTGCTCGACGGCATGGGCGTGTGGGACAAGCTGAACGGCACGTACTCGTCCCTGGTCGGCGGCGAGGGCGCGAACGCGTCCCCGGAACCGCTGATCAGCGCCGGTCGCGTGTTCGGCATCGCGGCCATCCTCGGGGCGATCAACATCGTGCTGGTGTCCGCGCTGGCCACGGTGAGCGCGTTCATCTACAACGTGTCGGCGGACCTCGCGGGCGGGCTGGAAGTCACCTTGTCCGAGCGTGAGTAA